A region of Pyxidicoccus parkwaysis DNA encodes the following proteins:
- the eutB gene encoding ethanolamine ammonia-lyase subunit EutB: MAVESRFLLHRRTVLAAMLGGAAASFLGCGKDSVTRPPPGPVPEGVYIPEVRSGEDVFSYVQRIKGAHDETLYKQVLGAANAFKEGDALVGVAAADDTSRKHARQLLENTRLTDLEDHPLLQDDLHALLVESEDRVAASGARDWTLGRLKQFLLESDEPDIHELVRGLGSDVIACVVKLMSDEELIAVGKKVFNPLPGSHIGARGYLGARVQPNSPTDNVDDIRWQVFDGWSYAVGDVVLGCNPVSSAPESVAAIEAALHELRVTFGLQDVLPHCVLAHIDVQAEVERLHPGTTGIWFQSIAGSDTANATFDISVKKMVDYAATRTGQFGLYFETGQGADFTNGSGHGYDMVIHESRKYGFARALTQKVARAQEGAGRAAAPWVHLNDVAGFIGPEVFRTKEQLVRCCLEDIVMGKLHGLPIGLDVCSTLHMDVSLDDLDWCLERIMPANPAYLMGLPTKNDPMLGYLTTGFQDHVRLRERFGYKVEDRMWAFFQRLGVIDAAGKPTEHFGDPVWVYLQYLRAKGDTRPEEEIRAEGGQRLDEIRARGVPIAVGHGANAWDLEPSLDAEMRRVYADSKTSLWTELSEAFIVTVPDAVRLLTKSKDRTEYILHPETGEQLDSASLDAIRSLRVRHAGKYDVQLMVSDGLNALSIMDAGQLRPYLDALRDLLTQAGYAPSPEHLLLTSGRVRAGYRVGEALFGGLADSRQHRAIIHIIGERPGTGHHTFSAYITAPTVEVWSQAGRVDHNITRVVSGIALTALTPSLAAPETVRLLQQLAPLGG; this comes from the coding sequence ATGGCAGTGGAATCCCGGTTCCTGTTGCACCGGCGTACCGTGCTGGCCGCGATGCTGGGCGGCGCGGCGGCGTCGTTCCTGGGCTGCGGAAAGGACTCCGTCACCCGCCCGCCTCCGGGCCCCGTGCCCGAGGGCGTCTACATCCCGGAGGTCCGCTCCGGCGAGGACGTGTTCAGCTACGTCCAGCGCATCAAGGGCGCCCATGACGAGACGCTCTACAAGCAGGTGCTGGGCGCGGCCAACGCCTTCAAGGAGGGCGACGCGCTGGTGGGCGTGGCCGCCGCGGACGACACGTCCCGCAAGCACGCGCGCCAGTTGCTGGAGAACACACGCCTCACGGACCTGGAGGACCACCCGCTGCTCCAGGATGACCTGCACGCGCTCCTCGTGGAGTCCGAGGACCGGGTGGCCGCGTCGGGCGCGCGGGACTGGACGCTGGGCCGGCTGAAGCAGTTCCTGCTGGAGAGCGACGAGCCGGACATCCACGAGCTGGTGCGGGGCCTGGGCAGCGACGTCATCGCCTGCGTCGTCAAGCTGATGAGCGACGAGGAGCTCATCGCCGTGGGCAAGAAGGTGTTCAACCCGCTGCCGGGCAGCCACATCGGCGCGCGGGGCTACCTGGGCGCGAGAGTCCAGCCCAACTCGCCCACCGACAACGTGGACGACATCCGCTGGCAGGTGTTCGACGGGTGGTCATACGCGGTGGGCGACGTGGTGCTCGGCTGCAACCCCGTGTCCTCCGCGCCGGAGTCGGTGGCGGCCATCGAAGCCGCGCTGCACGAGCTGCGGGTGACGTTCGGCCTGCAGGACGTGCTGCCGCACTGCGTGCTGGCCCACATCGACGTGCAGGCGGAAGTGGAGCGCCTGCACCCGGGCACCACCGGCATCTGGTTCCAGAGCATCGCCGGCAGCGACACGGCCAACGCCACCTTCGACATCTCCGTGAAGAAGATGGTGGACTACGCGGCCACGCGCACCGGCCAGTTCGGCCTCTATTTCGAAACGGGCCAGGGCGCGGACTTCACCAACGGCTCCGGCCATGGCTACGACATGGTCATCCACGAGTCGCGCAAGTACGGTTTCGCGCGAGCGCTGACGCAGAAGGTGGCGCGGGCGCAGGAGGGCGCGGGCCGCGCCGCCGCCCCGTGGGTGCACCTCAACGACGTGGCGGGCTTCATCGGCCCCGAGGTGTTCCGCACGAAGGAGCAGCTGGTGCGCTGCTGCCTGGAAGACATCGTCATGGGCAAGCTGCACGGGCTGCCCATCGGCCTGGACGTCTGCTCCACGCTGCACATGGACGTGTCGCTGGATGATTTGGACTGGTGCCTGGAGCGCATCATGCCGGCGAACCCGGCGTACCTCATGGGCCTGCCCACCAAGAACGACCCGATGCTGGGCTACCTCACCACCGGCTTCCAGGACCATGTCCGGCTGCGCGAGCGCTTCGGCTACAAGGTGGAGGACCGGATGTGGGCCTTCTTCCAGCGGCTCGGTGTCATCGACGCGGCGGGCAAGCCCACCGAGCACTTCGGAGACCCGGTCTGGGTGTACCTCCAGTACCTGCGCGCGAAGGGCGACACGCGGCCCGAGGAGGAGATTCGCGCGGAGGGCGGGCAGCGGCTGGACGAGATTCGCGCGCGCGGAGTGCCCATCGCCGTGGGCCACGGAGCGAATGCGTGGGATTTGGAGCCCTCGCTGGATGCGGAGATGCGACGCGTCTATGCGGACTCGAAGACGAGCCTGTGGACGGAGCTGTCCGAGGCCTTCATCGTCACCGTGCCGGACGCGGTGCGGCTCTTGACGAAGTCGAAGGACCGCACGGAATACATCCTCCATCCGGAGACGGGCGAGCAGCTCGACTCCGCGTCGCTGGATGCGATTCGCTCGCTGCGCGTGCGCCATGCGGGGAAGTACGACGTGCAGCTCATGGTGTCCGACGGGCTCAACGCGCTGTCCATCATGGATGCCGGCCAGCTCCGGCCGTACCTGGACGCGCTGAGGGACTTGCTCACCCAGGCCGGCTACGCACCCTCGCCGGAGCACCTGCTGCTCACCTCGGGCCGCGTGCGCGCCGGCTACCGCGTGGGCGAGGCGCTCTTCGGAGGGCTGGCGGACTCGAGGCAGCACCGCGCCATCATCCACATCATCGGCGAGCGCCCCGGCACCGGGCACCACACCTTCTCCGCGTACATCACCGCGCCCACCGTGGAGGTCTGGTCGCAGGCGGGCCGGGTGGACCACAACATCACCCGCGTGGTGTCCGGCATCGCCCTCACCGCCCTCACGCCGTCGCTCGCCGCGCCAGAGACGGTGCGCCTGCTTCAGCAACTCGCGCCGTTGGGGGGATGA
- the nth gene encoding endonuclease III translates to MTPAQKVPVLLERLREAHPDARYELNWSTPFELLVATILAAQCTDERVNRVTATLFPKYPGPRAFADADTAELEEDLKPTGFYKQKTKSVQAMSRALLEDFSGEVPRTVDELVTLPGVARKTANVVLNTAFNLPSGIIVDTHVARVSQRMGLSKHDKPDVIEEDLMKLVPREEWTFFGPATVLHGRYTCTAKKPKCEECIFKDICPRIGV, encoded by the coding sequence ATGACACCTGCCCAGAAAGTCCCCGTCCTCCTCGAGCGCCTCCGGGAAGCCCACCCGGATGCGCGCTACGAGCTCAACTGGTCCACGCCCTTCGAGCTGCTCGTGGCCACCATCCTCGCGGCGCAGTGCACGGATGAGCGCGTCAACCGCGTCACCGCCACGCTCTTCCCCAAGTACCCGGGACCGCGCGCCTTCGCGGACGCGGACACCGCCGAGTTGGAGGAGGACCTGAAGCCCACCGGGTTCTACAAACAGAAGACGAAGTCCGTGCAGGCCATGAGCCGCGCGCTGCTGGAGGACTTCAGCGGCGAGGTGCCGCGCACCGTGGACGAATTGGTGACGCTGCCCGGCGTGGCGCGCAAGACGGCGAACGTGGTGCTCAACACCGCCTTCAACCTGCCCTCGGGCATCATCGTCGACACGCACGTCGCGCGCGTCAGCCAGCGCATGGGGCTGTCGAAGCACGACAAGCCGGACGTCATCGAAGAGGACCTGATGAAGCTGGTACCCCGGGAGGAGTGGACCTTCTTCGGGCCCGCCACCGTGCTGCACGGCCGGTACACGTGCACGGCGAAGAAGCCGAAGTGCGAGGAGTGTATCTTCAAGGACATCTGTCCGCGCATCGGCGTGTGA
- a CDS encoding DUF418 domain-containing protein codes for MTPAPSPVAAPRAEARPIDSSERLALLDTLRGFALCGVFISNVFMWFSGRAFLPREQMLATMASASLLDTLTTQACMLLVFGKFITIFSFLFGLGFSVQMGRAEERGASITPLYSRRLGVMLVMGLTHLFLIWYGDILSTYAVLGFGLLLFRRRTERTLLISAAVLVFVWPIIGTLILKLPQLLADTPEAGAALAKAATERDAGFKAQALAAFSSGSWLDVVREGGRFYVFDFLPMILATMLATFGRFLLGLWAGRRRLFHDAPQHLGFFRRLLGWGVVAGLVGSSVGLVMQQLMLRKILTPETVPTWVPFATAPLRSLGELGFAAVYVSSITLLFQRTTWQKLLGLLAPVGRMALTNYLSQSVMSVLFFYGYGLGQVTKLGPAACVGLCVAVFCVQVAWSHLWLSRFRFGPAEWVWRSLTYGKAQPMRRDDVNGHRATVPA; via the coding sequence ATGACCCCTGCCCCTTCCCCTGTCGCGGCTCCCCGCGCCGAGGCCCGCCCGATTGATTCGAGCGAGCGGCTGGCGCTCCTCGACACGCTGCGTGGCTTCGCGCTGTGCGGCGTGTTCATCTCCAACGTCTTCATGTGGTTCAGCGGCAGGGCCTTCCTGCCGCGCGAGCAGATGCTCGCGACAATGGCGAGCGCCTCGCTGTTGGACACCCTCACCACGCAGGCCTGCATGCTGCTGGTGTTCGGCAAGTTCATCACCATCTTCTCGTTCCTCTTCGGCCTGGGGTTCTCGGTGCAGATGGGCCGGGCGGAGGAGCGCGGCGCCTCCATCACCCCGCTCTACTCGCGGCGGCTGGGGGTGATGCTGGTGATGGGGCTCACCCACCTGTTCCTCATCTGGTACGGGGACATCCTCAGCACGTACGCGGTGCTGGGCTTCGGGCTGCTCCTGTTCCGACGGCGCACGGAGCGGACGCTGCTCATCAGCGCCGCGGTGCTGGTGTTCGTGTGGCCCATCATCGGCACGCTCATCCTGAAGCTGCCGCAGTTGCTCGCGGACACGCCGGAGGCCGGGGCCGCGCTGGCGAAGGCGGCGACGGAGCGGGACGCAGGCTTCAAGGCGCAGGCGCTGGCGGCCTTCAGCAGCGGGAGCTGGCTGGACGTGGTGCGGGAGGGCGGCCGCTTCTACGTGTTCGACTTCCTGCCGATGATTCTGGCCACCATGCTCGCGACGTTCGGCCGGTTCCTCCTGGGCCTCTGGGCGGGACGGCGCCGGCTCTTCCATGACGCGCCCCAGCACCTCGGCTTCTTCCGCCGGCTGCTCGGGTGGGGCGTGGTGGCGGGGCTCGTGGGCAGCAGCGTCGGGCTGGTGATGCAGCAGCTCATGCTGCGCAAGATTCTCACCCCGGAGACGGTGCCCACGTGGGTGCCCTTCGCGACGGCGCCCCTGCGGAGCCTGGGCGAGCTGGGCTTCGCGGCCGTCTACGTGTCCTCCATCACCCTGCTCTTCCAGCGCACCACGTGGCAGAAGCTGCTCGGCCTGCTCGCGCCGGTAGGCCGCATGGCGCTGACGAACTACCTGTCGCAGTCGGTGATGAGCGTGCTGTTCTTCTACGGGTACGGCCTGGGCCAGGTGACGAAGCTGGGGCCCGCGGCATGCGTCGGGCTGTGCGTCGCCGTCTTCTGCGTGCAGGTGGCGTGGAGCCACCTGTGGCTGTCTCGCTTCCGCTTCGGCCCCGCCGAGTGGGTGTGGCGCTCGCTCACGTACGGGAAAGCCCAGCCGATGCGGCGGGACGACGTCAACGGGCACCGGGCCACGGTGCCCGCGTAG
- a CDS encoding spore photoproduct lyase family protein, whose product MTNLDLFAPPPPPTGPGVLDRLLKVSRIYLEPGVEEHLRGREILARFPDAERVPVASHQNIPGLFGNEGNAEAWNRIKGSTLVLGVKKTMSFIPNGRSCDFIPPSTANGCVMSCAYCYVPRHKGYANPVTVFVNIDRILASIRRHARKLGPKTEANSVDPRYWAYDIGCNSDCAADAALSDNVRDLVRLFTTLPNAMGTFATKLVNRELLDYAPKGKTRIRFSLMPQSKAKLLDVRTSPISERIAAINDFVAAGYEVHLNFSPVVVYDGWQAEYDALFQQVDDVLSPEAKAQLAAEVIFLTHHAGLHEVNLRWHPKAEALLWTPETQEAKVSQGGGDNVRYRTGLKGRLVAELKELLARRMPYCRVRYAF is encoded by the coding sequence GTGACGAACCTCGACCTGTTCGCCCCGCCCCCTCCCCCCACGGGCCCCGGGGTGCTGGACCGGCTGCTGAAGGTCTCCCGCATCTACCTGGAACCGGGCGTGGAGGAGCACCTTCGCGGCAGGGAAATCCTCGCGCGTTTCCCGGACGCGGAGCGGGTGCCGGTGGCCTCGCACCAGAACATCCCCGGGCTGTTCGGCAACGAGGGCAACGCCGAGGCGTGGAACCGCATCAAGGGCAGCACCCTGGTGCTGGGCGTGAAGAAGACGATGTCCTTCATCCCCAACGGGCGGAGCTGCGACTTCATCCCCCCGTCCACCGCCAATGGCTGCGTCATGAGCTGCGCGTACTGCTACGTGCCGCGCCACAAGGGCTACGCCAACCCCGTCACCGTCTTCGTCAATATCGACCGAATCCTCGCCTCCATCCGCCGGCACGCGCGGAAGCTGGGGCCGAAGACGGAGGCCAACAGCGTGGACCCGCGCTACTGGGCCTATGACATCGGCTGCAACAGCGACTGCGCGGCGGACGCGGCGCTCAGCGACAACGTGCGCGACCTGGTCCGGCTCTTCACCACGCTGCCCAACGCCATGGGCACCTTCGCCACCAAGCTCGTCAACCGCGAGCTGCTGGACTACGCGCCGAAGGGCAAGACGCGCATCCGCTTCAGCCTCATGCCGCAGTCGAAGGCGAAGCTGCTCGACGTGCGCACCAGCCCCATCTCGGAGCGCATCGCCGCCATCAACGACTTCGTCGCCGCCGGCTACGAGGTGCACCTCAACTTCTCGCCCGTCGTCGTCTACGACGGCTGGCAGGCAGAGTACGACGCCCTCTTCCAGCAGGTGGACGACGTCCTCTCGCCCGAGGCCAAGGCCCAGCTCGCCGCCGAGGTCATCTTCCTCACCCACCACGCGGGCCTCCACGAGGTGAACCTCCGCTGGCACCCGAAGGCCGAGGCCCTGCTCTGGACCCCGGAGACGCAGGAGGCCAAGGTGTCCCAAGGGGGCGGGGACAACGTGCGCTACCGCACCGGCCTCAAGGGCCGCCTGGTGGCCGAGCTCAAGGAGCTGCTGGCCCGCCGCATGCCCTACTGCCGGGTGAGATACGCGTTCTGA
- the xdhC gene encoding xanthine dehydrogenase accessory protein XdhC encodes MWDWVRQLAEWSREDAPFAVATVTACQGSAPAEPGAKLLVRGDGTFHGTVGGGHLEQLVLADARACLEKGEARTYRYPLGAKLGQCCGGVVDVFVELVNHGPRLYLFGAGHVGQALCRTLEGTPFRIHLVDERPEWLNGERIPASVVRHDEPWDAFASRASWDARRTYVAVMTHRHDLDQDIIAYAVEKPARYLGLIGSRTKWARFRQRLEARGVATRNIDRVHCPMGVPIGGKSPQEVAVSIAAGLLQVHHGLNVDTHSGESLPEQPRVRGVSGE; translated from the coding sequence ATGTGGGATTGGGTCCGCCAACTCGCGGAGTGGTCTCGAGAAGATGCGCCCTTCGCCGTCGCGACGGTGACGGCGTGCCAGGGCAGCGCCCCCGCCGAGCCCGGCGCGAAGCTGCTCGTGCGCGGTGATGGGACGTTCCACGGCACCGTGGGCGGCGGCCACCTGGAGCAGCTCGTGCTCGCGGATGCACGAGCGTGCCTGGAGAAGGGCGAGGCCCGCACGTACCGCTATCCGCTCGGCGCGAAGCTGGGCCAGTGCTGCGGCGGCGTGGTGGACGTCTTCGTGGAGCTCGTGAATCACGGCCCGCGCCTCTACCTCTTCGGCGCCGGACATGTGGGTCAGGCACTGTGCCGCACGCTGGAGGGCACGCCCTTCCGAATCCACCTCGTGGACGAGCGCCCCGAGTGGCTCAACGGCGAGCGCATCCCCGCGTCGGTGGTGCGCCACGACGAGCCATGGGACGCCTTCGCCTCCCGTGCCTCGTGGGACGCGCGCCGCACGTACGTGGCGGTGATGACGCACCGGCACGATTTGGACCAGGACATCATCGCGTACGCGGTGGAGAAGCCGGCCCGCTACCTGGGGCTCATCGGCAGCCGCACGAAGTGGGCCCGCTTCCGGCAGCGGCTGGAGGCCCGGGGCGTGGCCACGCGAAACATCGACCGGGTGCACTGCCCCATGGGCGTGCCCATCGGCGGCAAGTCGCCTCAGGAGGTCGCGGTGAGCATCGCCGCCGGCCTCCTCCAGGTGCACCACGGCCTCAACGTTGACACCCACTCCGGGGAGTCGCTCCCGGAGCAGCCCCGCGTGCGCGGGGTTTCTGGAGAATGA
- the xdhB gene encoding xanthine dehydrogenase molybdopterin binding subunit, whose product MFEFLLNGTPVRVDDVSPNTTLLDFLRSRGATGTKQGCAEGDCGACTVAMVDRDAKGHRSLRAFNACIALLPMVAGREIVTVEGVGRRESPHPVQQAMVKHYGSQCGFCTPGFIVSMAEAYSRKDVCTPEAVADQLCGNICRCTGYRPIRDAMMEALATRDAGTTHEPLPGVSLGGPAAPLPELRYEARGQTFLRPTSWEEMLALKAAHPEAVLVAGATELGVDITKKAKRYPFLVSTEGIPSLRAIRREADAWYVGGAASLVDLEDALGTELPEVTKMLNVFASRQIRQRATLAGNLVTASPIGDMAPVLLSLDAKLVLASVKGEREVPLSDFFLAYRKTALRPDEVVRHIVIPHASVPAGGRRLSDSFKVSKRRELDISIVAAGFRVELDGSGVVRLARLAYGGVAATPVRARRAEDALTGQPWTRETVARVVSVLAEEINPISDLRGSAEYRRGLVAGLFEKFFSGERSPSLDAAPRFAPGESGALADSSRELRHESALGHVTGSAQYVDDLAQKRPMLEVWPVCSPHAHARILRRDPIAARKMPGVVAVLMAEDIPGTNDTGPIRHDEPLLADREVLFHGQMVALVVGESIDACRAAARAVVVEYEPLPAILTVEDAMAKGSYHTEPHVIRRGDVDTALAASPHRLSGTVSIGGQEHFYLETHAAFAERGDDGDVTVTSSTQHPSEVQAIISHVLDLPRSRVVVQAPRMGGGFGGKETQGNAPAALVALAAWHTGRPVRWMMDRDVDMALTGKRHPFHATFEVGFDNQGRLLALRAQLVSNGGWSLDLSESILDRALFHMDNAYYVPAVAYAGRVAKTHLVSNTAFRGFGGPQGMLVCEEVLARVARAVGLPPEEVRERNLYSGTGETNTTHYGQELEDERMPHLWRELKVSSDFARRRREVDEHNARSPRIKRGLALTPMKFGISFTATFLNQAGALVHVYRDGSVMVSHGGTEMGQGLHTKVQGVAMRELGLPASAVRLAKTATDKVPNTSATAASSGSDLNGAAVRNACVTLRERLAPVAAKLLAEKHGRGVAPEALVFQDGRVGIQGEPEVAVPFATVAEAAYVARIGLSVTGYYQTPGIGYDKALGRGRPFLYFAYGAAVCEVEVDGYTGTKRVLRVDVLEDVGDSLNPGVDRGQIEGGFVQGLGWLTGEDLKWDANGRLLTHSASTYAVPAFSDAPIDFRVRLMEKARQHNTIHGSKAVGEPPLMLALAAREALRDAVAAFGRAGGDVELASPATHEALFLAIQKRLARGQGEDGREAA is encoded by the coding sequence ATGTTCGAGTTCCTGCTCAACGGCACGCCTGTCCGTGTCGACGACGTGTCCCCCAACACCACCCTGCTCGACTTCCTGCGCTCGCGCGGCGCGACGGGGACGAAGCAGGGCTGCGCGGAGGGTGACTGCGGCGCGTGCACCGTGGCCATGGTGGACCGCGACGCGAAGGGCCACCGGAGCCTGCGCGCCTTCAACGCGTGCATCGCCCTGCTCCCCATGGTCGCCGGCCGCGAAATCGTCACGGTGGAGGGCGTGGGCCGGCGCGAGTCGCCCCACCCCGTGCAGCAGGCCATGGTGAAGCACTACGGCTCCCAGTGCGGCTTCTGCACGCCGGGCTTCATCGTCTCCATGGCGGAGGCGTACTCGCGCAAGGACGTCTGTACCCCCGAGGCCGTGGCGGACCAGCTCTGTGGAAACATCTGCCGCTGCACCGGCTACCGCCCCATCCGCGACGCGATGATGGAGGCGCTCGCCACCCGTGACGCGGGCACCACGCACGAGCCGCTCCCGGGCGTCTCCCTCGGCGGCCCCGCCGCGCCGCTGCCCGAGCTGCGCTACGAGGCTCGCGGGCAGACCTTCCTGCGCCCCACGTCGTGGGAGGAGATGCTCGCGCTCAAGGCCGCGCACCCGGAGGCGGTCCTCGTGGCCGGCGCCACCGAGCTGGGCGTGGACATCACCAAGAAGGCAAAGCGCTACCCGTTCCTCGTCTCCACCGAGGGCATCCCGTCACTGCGAGCCATCCGCCGCGAGGCGGACGCGTGGTACGTGGGCGGCGCGGCGTCGCTCGTGGATTTGGAGGACGCGCTCGGCACGGAGCTGCCCGAGGTGACGAAGATGCTGAACGTCTTCGCCTCGCGGCAGATTCGCCAGCGGGCCACGCTGGCCGGCAACCTCGTGACGGCGTCGCCCATCGGCGATATGGCGCCCGTGCTGCTCTCGCTGGACGCGAAGCTCGTCCTCGCCTCCGTGAAGGGCGAGCGCGAGGTGCCGCTCTCCGACTTCTTCCTCGCGTACCGGAAGACGGCGCTGCGTCCGGACGAAGTCGTGCGGCATATCGTCATTCCGCACGCATCCGTGCCCGCGGGCGGACGGCGGCTGTCGGACTCGTTCAAGGTGTCCAAGCGCCGCGAGCTGGACATCAGCATCGTCGCCGCCGGCTTCCGCGTAGAGCTGGATGGGAGTGGCGTGGTGCGGCTCGCGCGGCTGGCCTATGGCGGCGTGGCGGCCACGCCCGTGCGCGCGCGCCGCGCGGAGGACGCACTCACCGGGCAGCCGTGGACTCGCGAGACGGTGGCACGGGTGGTGTCCGTGCTGGCGGAGGAAATCAACCCCATCAGCGACCTGCGCGGCAGCGCGGAGTACCGGCGCGGACTGGTGGCGGGCCTGTTCGAGAAGTTCTTCTCCGGCGAGCGCAGCCCCTCGCTGGACGCCGCGCCGCGCTTCGCGCCGGGCGAGTCGGGAGCCCTCGCGGACTCGAGCCGGGAGCTGAGGCACGAGAGCGCGCTGGGCCACGTGACGGGCAGCGCGCAGTACGTGGATGACCTCGCGCAGAAGCGGCCCATGCTGGAGGTGTGGCCGGTGTGCTCGCCGCACGCGCATGCGCGCATCCTCCGGCGAGACCCCATTGCCGCGCGGAAGATGCCCGGCGTGGTGGCGGTGCTGATGGCCGAGGACATCCCCGGCACGAACGACACCGGCCCCATCCGCCATGACGAGCCGCTGCTCGCCGACAGGGAGGTGCTCTTCCACGGACAGATGGTGGCTCTCGTCGTGGGCGAGTCCATCGACGCGTGCCGCGCCGCCGCGCGCGCCGTGGTGGTGGAGTACGAGCCCCTGCCCGCCATCCTCACCGTCGAGGACGCGATGGCGAAGGGCAGCTACCACACGGAGCCGCACGTCATCCGCCGGGGCGACGTGGACACGGCGCTGGCCGCGAGCCCCCACCGCCTCTCCGGCACGGTGTCCATCGGCGGCCAGGAGCACTTCTACCTGGAGACCCACGCCGCCTTCGCCGAGCGCGGTGACGACGGCGACGTCACCGTCACGTCCTCCACCCAGCACCCGTCCGAGGTGCAGGCCATCATCTCCCACGTGCTGGATTTGCCGCGCAGCCGCGTGGTGGTGCAGGCCCCGCGCATGGGCGGCGGCTTCGGCGGCAAGGAGACGCAGGGCAACGCCCCCGCGGCCCTCGTCGCGCTGGCCGCGTGGCACACAGGCCGCCCCGTGCGGTGGATGATGGACCGCGACGTGGACATGGCGCTCACCGGAAAGCGCCATCCGTTCCATGCCACCTTCGAGGTCGGCTTCGACAACCAGGGCCGGCTGCTCGCCCTGCGCGCGCAGCTCGTGTCCAACGGCGGCTGGTCCCTGGACTTGTCCGAGTCCATCCTCGACCGCGCCCTCTTCCACATGGACAACGCCTACTACGTGCCGGCGGTGGCGTACGCGGGCCGCGTGGCGAAGACGCACCTCGTGTCCAACACGGCCTTCCGTGGCTTCGGTGGCCCGCAGGGCATGCTCGTCTGCGAGGAAGTCCTCGCCCGCGTGGCGCGCGCCGTGGGCCTTCCTCCGGAGGAGGTGCGCGAGCGCAACCTCTACTCGGGCACAGGGGAGACGAACACCACGCACTACGGGCAGGAATTGGAGGACGAGCGCATGCCGCACCTCTGGCGTGAGCTGAAGGTGTCCTCGGACTTCGCCCGGCGGCGGCGCGAGGTGGACGAGCACAACGCGCGCTCGCCTCGCATCAAGCGCGGCCTCGCGCTCACGCCGATGAAGTTCGGCATCTCCTTCACCGCCACGTTCCTCAACCAGGCCGGCGCGCTCGTGCACGTGTACCGCGATGGCTCGGTCATGGTGTCGCACGGCGGCACGGAGATGGGCCAGGGGCTGCACACCAAGGTGCAGGGCGTGGCCATGCGCGAGTTGGGCCTGCCCGCCAGCGCCGTGCGGCTCGCGAAGACGGCCACGGACAAGGTGCCCAACACGTCCGCCACCGCGGCCTCCAGTGGCTCGGATTTGAATGGCGCGGCCGTGCGCAATGCGTGCGTCACCCTGCGCGAGCGGCTGGCCCCCGTGGCCGCGAAGCTGCTCGCGGAGAAGCATGGGCGCGGCGTGGCTCCCGAGGCGCTGGTGTTCCAGGACGGGCGCGTGGGCATTCAGGGCGAGCCCGAGGTGGCCGTGCCCTTCGCCACCGTGGCGGAGGCCGCGTACGTGGCGCGCATCGGGCTGTCGGTGACGGGCTACTACCAGACGCCGGGCATCGGCTACGACAAGGCGCTCGGCCGGGGCCGGCCGTTCCTCTACTTCGCCTACGGCGCCGCCGTGTGCGAGGTGGAGGTGGATGGGTACACGGGCACCAAGCGCGTGCTGCGCGTGGACGTGCTGGAGGACGTGGGCGACTCGCTCAATCCCGGCGTGGACCGCGGGCAGATTGAGGGCGGCTTCGTGCAGGGCCTCGGGTGGCTGACGGGTGAGGACCTGAAGTGGGACGCCAACGGGCGGTTGCTCACGCACTCGGCCAGCACGTACGCGGTGCCGGCGTTCAGCGATGCACCCATCGACTTCCGCGTGCGGCTGATGGAGAAGGCGCGCCAGCACAACACGATTCACGGGAGCAAGGCCGTGGGCGAGCCGCCGTTGATGCTCGCGCTCGCCGCTCGCGAGGCGCTGCGCGACGCGGTGGCCGCTTTCGGACGGGCCGGCGGCGACGTGGAGCTCGCCTCTCCCGCCACGCACGAGGCGCTGTTCCTGGCCATCCAGAAGCGGCTGGCTCGCGGACAGGGTGAGGACGGACGCGAGGCGGCGTGA